GTTGGCATATAACAATTTGAACACCTCAGTTCAATAATCTCCACTGAGTGCCCACAAAGTCCTGTTTTCACATATACTCCTGACAATCTTCCCTTCTTCAATTGGTATAACTCTTTATCTTTCTGATTACAGTGTTACAAATTTTTGGTGTTCTCTTACTTCCTCTTTCTCATACTCCAGTTAAGTTCATTAGGAAGTGTTGCAAATTCCATCTTTAAAATGTGTACAGCATCCAAACACTTCCACTATTTCCCCTGCTCATACACCAGTGGAAGTGACCAACATCTCCAACACAGGAGTGACTAGTTCCCCAGAGTTTCCCTGGTGCCTTGATAGTCCTCCCATCTCAGTTCTGTTTTCAGACACCCAGAAGTTAGCATGGTGCTTTGAAAAGATGCACTATGTCTGCTTTACTCAAACTGCCTCACTTaatgtaagatttttttccatCAACCTCCAGATCTTGTGACTGACCATGTCTCTGAGCTCCTCTCAGTGACTCTGCTAAGGACATCTCAGATCCTCACTCTCCTCAGACCACACACACCCAGAATCCTTCCCTGGTGCATTTGCACTGCAGCTTCCTGTTGCCTAGAAAGTTCTTCCTCCAAACATCCTGACAAATTCCTTTACATCTTTCAAATCTATTCTCAAAGGTCCATGCTAATAAGCTCCATGCTGAGCACCCTAGTAAAACAGCCATCTTCCCTGTCCACACTCACCCACTCTCTCACATGCCCTGCGACACTTACCACCTAACATGTACACTGTTATCACTTATTCTGCTTCGAGTGTGTCTTCTGCTTTCTTATAGAACACAGGCTCCATAAAGTTTGCCTGTTCTCATTTCCCTGATGTATCCCAGGTGAAAACTGTGTGTCATCTATTCAGTACTCGACAAATGAGAGCAGAATGAAAGATCAGTGTCAATCCCTCCTTCTTCTAGAGACACTGATTTATTAAAGGAGTCTTAGACCAAATGCTGCTGTGGCATCAACAGCACAAGGACTTCTCACACTGAGGTCAGGGCCATTTGGGGCTTTGCTCACAAGTgctaccctccctccctccacatcACCCTTTCACACTCCATAGCTGCTAAGGACATTTTGATCTTTAGAAAAGATGATCCTTCACTAAAAGGTCATATTTTCCAACTAAACAGAAACCCTTGTTAGACACTTGTTTTATTGATTCAGTAATCTGTAATGAATTAAGTTTTAGGAATAATATTGTTAAGGACAGTGAAACTGCTGAGTAGAGAATCTGGAACCCTAAGAGTAATTAATCTAAGATGAGAAATTATGAAATCCTTCCTGTATgctattcccattttaaaatactGGAGGGATGATGGAAAATACAGTCCAGGAAACTGTCCTGAGTCTTGTGGGTCagtgaaaggaaaaagaacttcTGCTGCTGTCAAAGATGAGAGACACCAGAGTGGAACAAGACCAGAACCCAAACTTACTAACAAGAACAGGGATAATTTTTTGTGAAAAGTGAGAAACAAAAAATGATGGGAACAGAAGGTCAGACTCAGGTCTCATCCTATGTTAACCCAGTGGCCTGATGCCCTCTTACCCATGGTCCTGGAGATAGGACCATCCCTGGTTGATGCTACCTGACATCAGAGGTCCTGTTGGGATGAGGTTCAACTGAATGGACAAGGACTAAGGAGCAGTAAAACTGATCCAGCTGAGAGTGACCATAAAGGCCCAGGATGGACTGAGCACAGACTAGGTGCCAGCTTGTCCACTTGCTGGAGCTCCTTTCATCCTTCTCCTGTCCCCACCTGCAGCAGACTCAGCCCAGCAAACACGTGGATTCTGGAaagtttcaggttttattttctctcagaaaTTTTAGGAGTCCTCTTCTCATTTAATTAACCCATCAACATATTTTGTGGCacaaatttgaaatataatcaaTATCCACATTCGATTTTCCAAAAGGGAAGAAAGACGCTACAATTCAGAGCAACATAAAGCTAAATCAGGAATGAAGACATCCCAGCCCCACATCAGCTATATAGGAAAGTTGATTGAGGAAGAGAACATGACAGTGTGGGGAGGGGGCCTGGTGATCAGGGATGTGCTCCTTTCTCCATTGCCTTACATTATGATTGTAGGAACACAGACACAAAGACACAATCAGATGCCAGCTGCACAAAGAGTAGCCAGGAACTCTTGAAACTTCAGTAGAGAGCAGGAAGGGAACTGAAGAAATCCTGCACTGCTCAGTCTCACAGATGGCAGCTGCctcaaactgttaaaaaaaaagtattatgaaCAGATTCAGATCACTCATTGTAATGGAGACACTCTGAACAACCCATTAAAGACCCAAAATGTCACAAATCCCTGTAACTCAAAAGTCTTCTCCTTCCCCAACCCCTCTCCATCTTCTGGCCCTCCAGGGTCTCACCTTTTTAAGCATTAAGAGACACATCAGAGCCCTGGACACTGTCATCACCTGAGGAGAACAAAAAAAGAACCTGGTCAGACCCCACAGGAAATGTGGCTAATGAAGGAATTATGGGATGGATGAGCTCTGCATTGCTTCCCACTACACTAACCCATGAGCCTCAGGGATCACTGTTCTTCATACTTACAGGCAGCTGGAACATAGGGCCCTTTTTTAACTCCTGTGGGAAGAAAACATACTGTGAAAGAGCAGGTTGAAAACAGGTGTTAGAGGTACCCCCTAGTCCTGGACACTGGGgaagtctccagaactgtgactgCACATGTAGGAAAGGATCAGgagacaagaagaaaatatatgggtAGGGATGGAGCTAATTACTCTTCTGAGTTCTGTCCTCAGCAGAGAAATTCCTCTCTGTCCTCTAAATGCTGGATATCAGGTCCCCATCACCACAAATATCAAGAGGATATATTTATCCTTCAGTTTCTATGTgctttacaaaaaataaacagggtCCAATTTGGGTAATGACACTTGTAGATATTACTTCTCATTAACAAGGCAGGGCATTTCTATCAGATACTTGAAACCACCAGTGGGACAAAAATTCAGACCCTGCACTTTCCCTAcctgtgtttttcttcttccacatGACAAAAGCAACCACAGCTCCAGTGACAACAACTCCAAGGAGGACCAGGCCAACAACAATTCCCACTATGGGGATGGTAGGCTGAGCGGGTGGCTCTGGGAGAGGTAGGGAAGTCAGTTGAGGAGCCCTGATCCCCAGCTCTCAGCCCTGATCCTGCTGAGGGTCTCCAGAAAGGCTGCTGCTTTCCTGACAACAGGCTCTGTGCCCTCATCCCCTCCTTACCCCATCTCAGGGTGAGAGGCTCAGGCAGCCCCTCATGGTGCACATGGCAAGTATATCTCTGCTCCTCTCCAGCAGGCACCACCACAGCTGCCCATTTCTGGAAGTTTCCATCCCCTGCAGGTCTGGTCTCCACCAGTTCCATGTCCTGGGTCTGGTCCTCTCCCTCCCGTTGCCAAGTTAGGGTGATCTCCTTAGGGTAGAAGTCCAGGGCCCAACACCTTAGAGTGCCCTCTCCTTCAGGGCTAGGGTGGTGAGTCACATGTGTCTTTGGAGGATCTGAGGGAAAGAACATGGAAATTCAGACATTTTGGCATTTCCTCATGGGCCACTGAAGCAGTGCTCACATGACCATCCTATAGTGGACAACATGATTGGGGTGGAGAGAGAGCACAAAACCAGACACAAGCCAAGACACAGGCTTCTCGCATAATCTATTCCTTGGAAAGTTCTAGAACCAGGCTGAGAAAACCCAGTGTAAGAGGGTTTAGATGTCTGAGAGGGAGTACAGATTTTGGTCTGGATAGAGGCTGAGACATGTGGAAAACCTGGAGTCAGATCTCCAAGGACACTAGGCTGGAATGGACCTGACAATGTGTCCTTGATGTCAAGGCTGCTGCCAGAAAACTGTGGTCAGGTATTTACTGTCTTTCCCACcagccagggagagagagagagagagagagagagagagagagagagagagagagaggatcccTCACTTGTCCAGAGACACAGCGGCCTCAGATTCTCTCTGGTGCAGCATCTGGGGGTCCAGGCACACTCACTCCCCTCTGGACAAGAAGTAAGAGGTGTCCTAGCTTGGGCACTGTTCTCCTCCCATCCTTGTGGGAAGCTGGAGGAGGGACCTACAGGAGATCAGGCAGGTGTCCTGAAGCCCCTCATACCTGTGCGCAGCAGcgtctccttccctttctccaggTATCTGGCGAGCCACTCCACACAGGTACCCTCCAGGTAGGCCCTGCGGTGCTCCGCAGCACGGGATTCCTCCCACTTATGCATGGTGATCTGAGCCGCCAGGTCCGCCGCGGTCCAGGAGCGCAGGTCCTCGTTCAGGACGAGGTAATCCGCACCATCATAGGCGTACTCACTGAACCCTCGGACTAGGCGCCCCTCCGTCCCCACCTCGCAGCCATAGGTGCTCTGGTAGGTGTGAGAGCCTGTCCCCGCCCCGCGGTCAGccgcggccccgccccgccccgccccgcccatcCCGCGGGTTTTTCCCTAAACCGAAAATGAAACCCGGACAAAGTCCCCGCGGGCGCCCTCTGGATCCAGGGTCTCGAGTCCCTAGGCCTTGGGGTGAAGCTCGGCCTGGGATCCCTGACGACCATCGTGAGGGACGTGAGGGGTCGCGACCTCCGACTGAAGCCCGGGTCACTCACCGCCCGCGCTCTGGTTGTAGTAGCCGCGTAGGTTGTTCAAGCCCACTCGGTAATACTGCGCGTTTCCCTTGGCAATCCGTGTCTCCCGTTCCCAATACTCCGGACCCTCCTGCTCTATCCATCGCACCTGCGGCTCCATCCTCGGTGTGGCGGCATCGCTGTCGAAGCGCACGAACTGCGTGTCATCCACGTAGCCCACGGAGATGAAGCGGGGCTCCCCTCGGCCGGGCGCGGACATGGCGGTGCGGAAATACATCAGGGAGTGGGAGCCTGGGGGCGGGAGCCGCTGAGACCCCGCGACCCCCTCCTCCTGGCGCCTGAGCCCCGGGTTGAAGACGCCAGGAGGAGAAGAGAGGCCTCAAGAGACCCTAAGGGTAAGAGGGGACGCGGGAGGAAAGGACATAGGGGCGGGAGTGGAGCGTCAGGAGGAGCCACACCAAGCCAGGGAGGGTCTGGTGCACGGGCGGGGCGGCGGGGATGCAGCTTCCTAGGGTCCTGTGTGTTCTGGGGACTTCCCCTCTTTCCTTTGACCCAGAGGCTCTTTCTTTCCTGATCCCGCACTCACCCACTGAGGTCTCCGTCAGGGCCAGGGCCCCTGAGAGCAGCAGGAGCAGTGTTCTGGGTGCCACCACCCGCATCCTGCAGCTCTGTGGAGATTCTGGAACTTGGCAGGTGAGTGGGGACTTTAAAACCCAAACCGCGGTGACGTTGATTGTCTTCTTTAGGAGCAAGACACTCTATGGGAGTGAGTCCTGGGGTGGCACGGGGAGTTTCCAGGAAGAATGgctgtaaggaaaataaaaagtgaccAAAGCAAAGTGCAAAGGCCAAAGCAAAAGCTGCTGGCCTGAGCTgctagctttatttatatccataggtTACTTAGGTCATTGATAGTACATACTGTGTTACTAGGCAGGTTACTGACTTAGCAACATTATTCAGCTTATTCGTCAGTTACATAATTAATTGCATTGTGCAATATTAGGaactttgtgtagctctcaagaaagtccattgtataaagttactgttatgtgagCAGGGTTAGACTCTGTGAAACATCTTGGTTGTCTAACAAGGGAGTTCCTTAATttccaggagctgtgtgcctgagatcaaggtctcCAGGCCTCCTAATGGAGGACATTGCTATAGCAGTCACACATTCTGTGTCTTTGCGCAGAAGTtttcccagcagccaggcattTGGGGTCTTTGCAtagaaacttcctagccaccaagcatgTCACAGTCATAAAGCTACCTcagtcccaaacacagaacccttacAAACGACCTGACCCAGGTTGGGAGAAAAAGTGAAACTCCAGGGAGACCAGAAATTCCCAGTTGCTCTGTGTCCACACCCCAGGCACAGCTCTAGACTCTGAGATTCATGCCCAGGGCTGGGACTTTGGCCTGAACACTCCTCTGTAGTAATCATTCTTTGTCTCACTGTCCCTTGATTCCTGTCTCAGGGTGTAAATAAGCAGTTCTCAGACATTTTGGTTTCAGGATCTTTATATGCTCTTAGAAAGTAGCATGCACTCCCGAGGTAATCATGTTTATGTGGATTATGTCTATCAATATTTGCCCTATTAGAAATTAATTCCATCTTTAAGATATGTTATTCCTTCTAAATATTCATAACTAATTGCATGTTAATAGAAACAGTAGTTTTCGAGAGAAATAACTATTTtccaaaatcaaaatatttaactgGAAGACTGgatcattttactttttacaattttaaaagtcCCTTTCATTTGTCGTTAGAGAATGCTAGATATTCTTATGTTCTGCATTTAACCTGTGACTttgactgaaatgaaaaaaaattgcaacctCACAGTGATATCTAGGAAGaatgattttaataatgttttcagTAATTGTGGCTATTTGTCTTTGATACTACACTAAATTGACACAAGTGTTAGTTTCTTAAAGGTTCTTTGCCATATAGACCCCAAAACATTAGCACTGAGTAGTTCATATTCTGTTGTATTAAAGTCTGTAAGTGTGTCTTGCGTGTTGAATGGATTTTGTGGTAATGcatgatattattttaaagtcatgCACTGTTTGCCCATGTTATGTAGACCTTCTAGTGTTAACATATTTAAGTGTCAATAATCAAGAGGTCAGTATGTTGATATTTCCACAGATTTCACCAGAAAGTGTTATAGGTACTTGAAATTCTGTCAGGTTGATAATGGTGGATGCAAGTTTTCCCAGAATCTGATATACTCTTGAAAGCATACATtttatcattgaaaatattgCTGTCTGTGGATCCTTGTGAAGGGGCAGATTCAGTTCATTTTTTAGAATGTTGGCCACATACTGAATTCTAAAGAATAGTTTCTATGTCCTTCATTCTTTTAAGCAGGAATGGTATTCCAGAAAATGGAATGGTATAACTCACCACATGGCTTTTGTTGATACAAACACCATACTTTCAAATGTAGCAGATGTGCTTTATGTCTACTTTCAATTCTATTACATAAGTGTTTTTATAATGTGAATTCTGGGATGGCAATTTAATAAGGTTAATAATTTTTAACACTTCAACTAGGACATGTTTAAGTGAATTTGCATGTTTTCCCTTCTGCTGTTATAAGGTGCTCAAGAATACAATAACTACTATTGCTGTTTGGTATCATAGCTTTCACTTTGCCAAATTTTACTTTGGTATAAGTCATGTTTTaatgatattataaatatatattcatctttatatatttaatatatacaaatgatattaaatatatgatattatatataatagatattataatatataatacatatattatacacacacacacacacacacacacacacacacacactgggtattaactcagggacacctgaccactgagccacattcccagccctattgtgtattttattttgagacagggtctcactgagttgcttagtgcctagcttttgctaaggctggctttgaactcacaatcctcctgcctcagcctctgtgttAGAAtcttataggtatgtgccactacacctggctataaaaacatttttgatcATATGGATGCTGTGAAATAGTTTGAACACCTCCAAGGGTTCCACagatcacactttgagaactgctgCTCTGAGTAAACTGTGGAGAGATCCCAACTGATCCCAACTTCTTTGCTTGATTCACTGTCACTGCTCTCAGTAAttgtttaaaacatatttaaaaaatggtatttgtGAACAAGTAATGGAATTTTGCACAATTATgtgcataaagaaaaaaagaagttcttaGAAACTagtcacagaaataaataattctataGATGGTTTGGACAATTAAAAAAGTATCAGAAAAGAAGTAGTGTAATTGCAAAAGTAATGGTAATGAAGACAGAAAAACTATAAGAGCATAAGGATATCAATAAAAGATTTTCAGTAACTGAAAAATATGAATTCTAGAATAATTGAATGTAAGGaatgattttaaaatctcaatgaatATTCTCAGTTTTTTCAGTTCCCCCCAAATTACATTTGAATTGccacaaaatgaatgaaaacagacTCATGTCAAGAAACACTGcaatgaaatttcagaaaatacGAAGAAGAGACCCTGAATATTTCAAGAGGCAGGTAAAGCAACTTTTTGAGCTAGAAAATGTTGAAACAATCTCATGTGCATtctaagtgaaaatattttcaacacagAATTCTGTACTAAGTTGGACGAAGAGCTAGGGTGTCCTAGAGATATTTTAGATGTTTAAGGTTTCTATATCTTCTGTGCCATGTTCCCATAAGATATGAAAGTGAGAAATAGAAATGATGGCGAAAACCAAGCAAAGGTGATATGTGAAATGTAGTTAATAGGGAGCAATCACAAGAGAGGGAAGCCAAGTGTGTTCCCCAATGAGGTGAAGGAACACAAGGATATCAATAAAAGATCCAGGGAGTCAGCCTTGCTCCAGTTGTGAAGGCATCCAGGTCTGGCAGGACTGAGGGCTCTAGGACAGGAGTCTTTACAAAGACCAAGTTGGTGGATTCCTGGATATACTTGAATGTACTCAGGGAGACTGTGTTAGTCTATTTGGCTGCTCTAACAGAACACCACATATTGAGTAAATTaggaagaacagaaatttattttctcaccataATTAAAGTTGGAAGACCAAGTTCAAAGCACTGGCATCTGACCAGGGTCCTTTGCTGTTTCCTCATGTGGTAGAAGGTGTAAGGGCAAGACAGGCAGAAGGGGCTGATCTGTTTATGATGACTCACtcacctcccattaggccccatcTCCCCACACCACCACATTGAAGATCAAGTATCCAATATGTAAACTTTGGAACACTCATTCAAACCATAGCTGAGACCCTGGAAAAGAGTTTGAGAAAGTTTCAGTAATGAATACAACAGGAActaagcaaaagaaagaagaacactTTTATTAACTGCAGGGAAGTTAAAAATCAGTTCAAGGAAACAAAGTAATGAAAGCTACAAGCCTAGATGTAAATAACGCTTGCATAATCAGTATAACGTAAACAACATTGATctaatcaaaattataaaatgactTGAAAGGACAGGGGTATGTGAAGCTCTCCACTAAAAGTGCCACTTGAAAAAGTAAGAAGGAGCCCTGTTAGCATTCTATTTAGGGTCACAGATGTAGCAATAAAAGCATCAGGCAAGAGAAGTAAAGGTGGCTGCCTCTGGGGTTCAGGAAATGGGGCTGCATGGAAGATTGGGGTTATCTGTCTTTGTATCAAACCTTGtagaaatatttgtcttttaaatgcTGTCATGATTCtgctagaaaaacaaaaattcaacttttaaaaaggcAACATGAGAGAAAGGACCCACATATCACTCTCTAAGGTGTATCAGAGTAATGGGGCAGTAATGGGAGAGACACATAGGATCAGATGGTGGATATTTATGgaggaattttgttttatttactgaatttattcattttttttaaacaggatatAGCTGCAATATGGTTGATGCAGGAATGAGTGATCTAAAGAGAGTGAAAGGTGATgatgcaggggagggagggatcaTCTGTGGGAAACCATCTTCATGTGACTGAGTTTCCTCCTGGACTGGGTGCTGAGGCATCCAGTCGCAGAAATGTGGTACgactttccccacccttcttgggttcgagaaCGTGTCCGTGTAGAGGCATGTCTCACCACTATTCAAAGGACCCAATCACCTCATCTGACCTTGCAACAATGTGCCCCATGTTcctcattggatgggattttccccagaatttttagttccccaataaaagcccactccatAGCGTGCTCCTGCTCTCTCACTAGCCTCTTCAGTGAAACCTCACTTCCCCCctggggagcttgaggctgagAGCTCCGGGAGCCagcctggagctggtttaaaggtgaAATTGTGTGTCTGTCTCTTTATTTCAAACTCCCTGAGAATTTTCACGCATGATTGAACTGTTCACCATCTGTGCTGGCTACAGACTAAGTTACCCTTGTTTTCAAGTGCAGAGTTGGCTTGAGACTGCAACAGACCATCCATCATCACTGGTAGGGCAGTTTCAAAGGTGGAGGCTATAATGGGATTATGATGCAGTTTTTACCtgagttctacttttttttccaggtgaaaaaagaaagaattttgtcTCTAGGAGTGAGGAATAGGTAAGAGTACTGGGAtgtgagaagggaggagaaagtgAGAAATTGCTCTCTGGGGTGAGGGGGGGGACAGAGAGTCAACTGAACTGGAAAATGGCTTTAGGAGAGGGCAGTGCTGGGGCCACTGAAGCCTGTATTCATCATTTGaggtagagagagggagagaaagagaaatatgcAGCACTGAGGCTGTAGAAGGAGGAGGGTAACAGACTAGAAGGAAATGCAACAAATTTTTCTTGTCTAGGTGAATGgattatttttaacttgttattTATCCTTGTGAGCgcttaaaaatgtttctatatcAAATATACATTAGAGTCATACATCACCTAATGACAAGAAATGTGTTCtgattctatgaagccagtatcactgTGATACCAAAGCAGATAGGACACATGAAGAAACAAAACTATATATCAATATGCCAGATGATCATAGATgtaaaaaatccttaataaaatattagcaatctacattcaaaaacacattaagtggactggggttgtggctcagcagtagagcgatcgcctagtatgtgggaggccctgggtttgatcctcaacaccacataaaataaataaataaacaaaagcacaTTAAGAAGATTATACTCCAAGTGTGTTCCATCCAGAAATTCAAGGTTGGCTCAGTATATGAAAATCAGTAAATGCAATAtgttatacaaataaaattaaagacaaacaTAACCATCTCAGTAAACCTTCAACAAAATTTAGtgcccattcatgttaaaaacactgaagaaagtaGGAATAGAAGGAACTTGTGTCAACCTTATAAATGCTATAATGTCGGATGCAAAGCCATTGTCCTACTAGGTAGGGAAAAACCgaaagtattttctttaaaaacagaaataaggcAGAGACGTTCACTCTCACCTCTCTTATTCAATATGgtacttgaaactctagccagagcaattaagtaagagatggaaattaaaaagataaaaatagaaaaggagtcAATTATCCCTATGTGAtcccaaggggggaaaaaaacttttagagctgataaattcagcaaagtcgTAAGATACAAGATCAACAAACAAAAGTCAAGCTTTTCAAGACACCAATAATtattctgctgagaaagaaatcagaaaaacaattccattgACTAcagcctaaaaataaataaatagatagatagatagatagatgatagatagatacatagatagatagatacccTCGAATACATCTAAACAAAGTGGTGAGAGACACGttcagtgaaaattataaaacaagaaagaaattgaagaagttgctagaagatggaaagatcttggattggaagaattaatattgtcaaaaaggccatattaccaaaagtgatgTACAGATTCTCTGCCAATCCctgtcaaaataccaatgacattctcaAAGGAAAAACAGTCCTAAATTTCACATGGAAGAAGAGAAGACCCAGAATAGGTAAAGTAATTCTGAGATATTAACCAGAGCAATGTTGAAGGCATCAAAATATCGAATATCAAATCATACTGCAGAACTatcataacaaaaacagcatgttgtTAGCATAAAAACacacatgaagaccaatggaatagaatggaAGACTCAGAGACCAACCTGCagagatacagtcatctgatccttgacaaaggtgccaaaaacacaagTTTGAGAAAACATAGCTTTTAAACAAATggcactgggaaaactggatattcatatgtaaaggaatgaaattggactctgtctctcaccttgcacaaaaatcaactggaagtagatcaaagacctaggaattagaccagaagcaTTGCTACTGCTAGAAGCAAACAGGGTCAACGCTCCAACATGTTGGCAAAGGTACACCCCcaaagctcaaaaaataaaaccaggcatCAATAAGTGGACATCAAAtcaaaaaagcttctgcacagcaaaggaaactattAAGAGAATGAAGAGAGCCTGCAGAATTGGAGAAAACCTTCAACAGATActctctgacaggggattaatatccagaatgtataaagagCTTAAAACACTTGGCAGAAGAAAggcaagtaacccaatcaataaatgaacaaaagaaataagCATACATTTCTCataagaagaaatgcaaatgacatttcatacacacacacacacacacacacacacacacgtatattacatatatatcagagaaatacaaagcTTCACTGAGATTTCGTCTCTCACTACTCTTAGAagagcaatcatcaagaacacaaaaaataaatgctggagagatgggggtgtatatgtacatttaaaacattgttggtgggactgcaaattaatacaaccactttggaaatcagtatggagattcctcaaaaaactaggaatagcaCCACTAtgtgacccagttatcccactccttgatatttatccagaagaactaaaatcagcatactcgaTTGAGACATGCATACCAATATTTACAGCAGTACAACAGCCATATTATAGAACTGGCCTAGGTAtgtgtcaacagatgaatgggtataaaatgtgttatacatacaaaatggagttttactcaatcataaagaagaatacaGTAATGTCATTTGttgataaatggatagaactggaaaagatcatgccaaataaaataaaccagactcagaaattcaaggaATAAAAGTTGTCTTTGACATATAGAAGCTGGAGAGGaggataaaaacagaataaagaggaatcttatgaaaacagaagggaaagcAATAGAGTAGAAAGGGGGGttgagaggaaaggaggaggggaggacacgGGGAAGTTTTGGGGAattaaatctaccaaattatgctctgGCCATGTGCAGGTACACCACAATGAATTGctttgatatatatttgtatactgCACTAACTTAAATACTAAATAACAATAGAAGAGAGACCAATAAAGTAGAGCAAGAGCAGAGGATATAAATAGAGttagaaagagggaggaggagagagaaaggggaaatagtGAGGAATGACACTAATTATGTTACATGCATCTAAGattatggcataatgaatcttaCTACTATGTATAACTTTATTGgatcaataaaaaaagagaagtgtggtgttaggtgatttcatcattgtgcAAGCATCCTAGAGTGTATTTTCACAAACCTAGATGGCATGGCC
This portion of the Marmota flaviventris isolate mMarFla1 chromosome 6, mMarFla1.hap1, whole genome shotgun sequence genome encodes:
- the LOC114082220 gene encoding patr class I histocompatibility antigen, A-2 alpha chain-like gives rise to the protein MRVVAPRTLLLLLSGALALTETSVGSHSLMYFRTAMSAPGRGEPRFISVGYVDDTQFVRFDSDAATPRMEPQVRWIEQEGPEYWERETRIAKGNAQYYRVGLNNLRGYYNQSAGGSHTYQSTYGCEVGTEGRLVRGFSEYAYDGADYLVLNEDLRSWTAADLAAQITMHKWEESRAAEHRRAYLEGTCVEWLARYLEKGKETLLRTDPPKTHVTHHPSPEGEGTLRCWALDFYPKEITLTWQREGEDQTQDMELVETRPAGDGNFQKWAAVVVPAGEEQRYTCHVHHEGLPEPLTLRWEPPAQPTIPIVGIVVGLVLLGVVVTGAVVAFVMWKKKNTGVKKGPYVPAACDDSVQGSDVSLNA